One genomic segment of Culturomica massiliensis includes these proteins:
- a CDS encoding Kelch repeat-containing protein produces the protein MKTVKNLLFLAVLVSFFAACSSDDDKVGNWKKVESFGGTGRVGAVTFTIGDVAYVGLGIDQYANELKDFWTCTLTGQDLIWQRAETLPDDFKPRYGATAFSDGTSAFVGLGYAQNAAAGGSGKSEYFKDFWKYTPGQGWTKLTDFPGTPRQYALGFYVPKAGGRGKAYVAYGYYSDGNDKVGAMKDWWEYDLDTDTWTEMNEVFGDKRAGACVAVIGETAYIFTGADGSSYPNDVIKFTPYQSVKFAKLDVLKDTDYHNYDGDYGKIPRGYATAFVVGKEEDKTARIYLATGARGSVLSDCWEFNPYRGETGRWDEVTSFPSGHYRQAAVAFVLDNRGYVATGGSNFSVAQSGYTTTDVTTYLFQPGVKDDDQDDD, from the coding sequence TCGGAGGAACCGGTCGTGTGGGAGCGGTAACCTTTACAATCGGTGATGTGGCTTATGTCGGATTGGGAATCGATCAATATGCAAATGAATTAAAAGATTTCTGGACTTGTACCCTAACAGGACAAGATTTAATATGGCAACGTGCGGAAACTTTGCCGGATGATTTTAAACCGCGTTACGGTGCTACTGCTTTTTCGGATGGAACAAGTGCTTTTGTCGGATTAGGTTATGCGCAGAATGCAGCAGCCGGCGGTAGCGGTAAATCTGAATATTTCAAAGATTTTTGGAAATATACACCGGGACAAGGCTGGACAAAATTGACGGATTTCCCGGGAACTCCCCGTCAGTATGCATTGGGTTTTTATGTACCGAAAGCCGGTGGCAGAGGAAAAGCTTATGTTGCTTACGGATATTACAGTGACGGAAATGACAAGGTAGGTGCGATGAAGGATTGGTGGGAATATGATCTGGACACCGATACCTGGACGGAAATGAATGAAGTGTTCGGAGATAAGAGAGCCGGAGCCTGTGTGGCAGTTATCGGAGAAACCGCTTATATTTTTACCGGTGCTGACGGAAGTTCTTATCCGAACGATGTCATCAAGTTTACTCCGTATCAGAGTGTGAAGTTTGCTAAACTGGACGTATTGAAAGATACCGATTATCACAATTACGACGGAGATTACGGTAAGATTCCAAGAGGCTATGCAACAGCTTTTGTGGTAGGTAAGGAAGAGGATAAAACCGCCCGTATCTATTTGGCAACCGGAGCGAGAGGAAGTGTGTTAAGCGATTGCTGGGAATTCAATCCTTACCGGGGCGAGACCGGCAGATGGGACGAAGTAACCAGTTTCCCGAGCGGACACTATCGTCAGGCTGCTGTCGCTTTCGTATTGGATAATAGAGGATATGTAGCAACCGGAGGTTCTAATTTCTCCGTAGCTCAGTCCGGTTATACAACGACAGACGTTACGACTTATTTATTCCAGCCCGGAGTAAAAGACGACGATCAGGATGATGATTAA
- a CDS encoding tetratricopeptide repeat protein, which produces MKRIFLKWVVLGVLTGVGGHVNGQWNTYNMLQMGKNAIYFDDYVSAIDNFNNIIRLKPYLSEPYFFRGVAKMNLDDYEGAIQDYSRAIDLSPNYFHAYMYRGIAYHNLRKYEEAMKDYNYAISLDPSDAYVYANRGMTKAQMGDYKGAEKDYSKSLLIDNKLLAAYLNRAIMREKLDDVDGALADCNAAIKLNMFSDDAFGLRGYLWYRQKDYHNAIEDFNRALKANPKNKRILMSRAMVWYEMKKYQEALDDYSEVVRIDSNYIYAYYNRAMLRGEVGDYNNAIADLDKVVEMNPDNILIYFNRGLIKMEIKDLPGAYNDFSESIRLYPDFVKAYMARAAVGNAMKDYAAADRDYAQASAIMERYRKMKAGDRNALVDTTENFRRLIDFSARNDRMRDVINGRVQDRNVIVALQDIFCIRHLSIDSLRSGKVQYYNQHVMAYNQQHNYTSSLSVTNRKCNYPEEMIRMNIERYSDEIQQGNADAYLLRGIFYMNNQEYPKAIEDFNKVVDADPKDILAIFNRGNARMLMYDYIESIDDNTNRIVGSTPEVKRSVDYSEVLEDYRKCLEIDPSFVFALFNMANVYVKSEKIDQAMEAYTQVIAMDKDLAEAYFNRGLLYIYVGRKAEANADLSKAGELGITDAYNIIKRYCREEE; this is translated from the coding sequence ATGAAGCGTATCTTTTTGAAATGGGTGGTATTGGGAGTATTGACGGGTGTCGGGGGACATGTCAACGGGCAATGGAATACTTACAATATGTTGCAGATGGGGAAGAATGCCATTTATTTCGACGATTATGTGAGTGCTATTGATAACTTCAATAATATTATACGGTTGAAGCCTTATCTGTCGGAGCCCTATTTCTTCCGGGGGGTCGCAAAGATGAACCTGGACGATTACGAGGGGGCGATTCAGGACTATAGCCGGGCAATCGATTTGAGTCCGAATTATTTTCATGCTTATATGTACCGGGGAATCGCTTATCATAACCTCCGGAAATATGAGGAGGCCATGAAAGATTATAATTATGCCATATCTCTGGATCCGAGTGATGCTTATGTGTATGCCAACCGGGGCATGACCAAAGCACAGATGGGGGATTATAAAGGGGCGGAAAAGGATTATTCGAAGTCTTTGCTGATTGATAATAAATTGCTGGCCGCTTATTTAAACCGGGCTATCATGCGGGAAAAACTGGATGATGTAGACGGGGCTTTGGCGGATTGTAATGCCGCTATTAAGTTGAATATGTTTTCGGATGATGCCTTCGGATTGCGGGGTTATTTGTGGTACAGACAGAAAGATTATCACAATGCGATTGAAGATTTTAACCGGGCTCTGAAAGCGAATCCGAAGAATAAACGGATACTGATGAGCCGGGCTATGGTGTGGTATGAGATGAAGAAATATCAGGAAGCCCTCGACGATTATTCGGAAGTGGTACGTATCGACAGTAATTACATATACGCTTATTATAACCGGGCGATGTTGCGCGGGGAAGTCGGCGATTACAACAATGCCATTGCCGATTTGGATAAGGTGGTAGAAATGAATCCCGATAATATCTTGATTTATTTTAACCGGGGATTGATAAAAATGGAGATCAAAGACCTGCCCGGTGCTTATAACGATTTTTCCGAGAGTATCCGTTTGTATCCGGATTTTGTGAAGGCTTATATGGCCAGGGCGGCGGTGGGGAATGCCATGAAAGACTATGCTGCGGCAGACCGGGATTATGCGCAGGCATCGGCGATTATGGAACGTTACCGGAAGATGAAGGCCGGTGATCGCAATGCACTGGTGGATACGACTGAGAATTTTCGCCGTCTGATCGATTTCAGTGCCCGGAATGACCGGATGAGGGATGTGATAAACGGCCGTGTACAGGATCGGAATGTGATTGTGGCATTACAGGATATATTTTGTATCCGGCATTTGAGTATAGATTCTTTGCGGAGTGGGAAAGTACAGTATTATAACCAGCATGTTATGGCTTATAACCAACAGCATAATTATACGTCCTCCCTTTCCGTTACCAACCGGAAATGTAATTATCCGGAAGAGATGATCCGGATGAATATAGAACGCTATTCGGATGAAATACAACAGGGAAATGCAGATGCTTATCTGTTGCGGGGCATATTCTATATGAATAATCAGGAATACCCCAAAGCCATAGAAGATTTTAATAAGGTCGTAGATGCTGATCCCAAAGATATTCTGGCTATTTTTAACCGGGGCAATGCACGTATGCTGATGTACGATTATATCGAATCGATCGATGACAATACGAATCGGATTGTCGGGAGCACACCGGAGGTTAAGCGATCGGTCGATTATTCGGAAGTATTGGAAGATTACCGGAAATGTCTGGAGATCGACCCTTCTTTTGTATTCGCTCTTTTCAATATGGCGAATGTTTATGTAAAGAGTGAGAAGATCGATCAGGCTATGGAAGCATATACCCAGGTGATTGCTATGGATAAGGATTTAGCCGAGGCTTATTTTAACCGGGGATTGCTCTATATTTATGTGGGGCGGAAGGCCGAGGCAAATGCAGATTTGAGTAAGGCCGGCGAGTTGGGAATTACCGATGCCTATAATATTATCAAGCGCTACTGCAGGGAAGAAGAATAA
- a CDS encoding UDP-N-acetylmuramate--L-alanine ligase codes for MKIHFIAIGGSAMHNLALALHQKGYTVSGSDDEIFEPSKSRLAAAGILPQAWGWFPEKITADLDAVILGMHAREDNPELQKAKELGLKIYSYPEYLYEQTKDKKRVIVGGSHGKTTTTSMIMHVLRNCGIQFDYMVGALLEGFETMVHLSKESKIAVFEGDEYLSSPIDMRPKFHHYYPDIAILTGIAWDHMNVFPTFENYVEQFALFVEKISDSGKLIYYEGDENIRKILPRCRPTVRTIPYNTFPHKTKNGKTYLEGPEETGLQIFGDHNLQNISAAYLACKELGIDDHSFLKAIASYKGAAKRLQKITENPGSVAYLDFAHSPSKLKATIEAVRQQYPDKKLLACMELHTFSSLNADFLPQYKGCMASADQAVVFFNPEVVRHKKLPEITTSDVKKGFAGEKLEVFTDNSALLKYLSEQDYTNTVLLIMTSGNFSGIDIKTTAEKLLHP; via the coding sequence ATGAAAATACATTTCATAGCCATAGGAGGCAGTGCTATGCATAACCTGGCACTGGCCCTGCACCAGAAAGGATATACCGTAAGCGGATCCGACGACGAAATATTCGAACCTTCTAAAAGCAGATTGGCGGCAGCCGGTATATTGCCCCAAGCCTGGGGATGGTTCCCGGAAAAGATCACGGCGGACCTGGATGCCGTCATATTGGGTATGCACGCCCGGGAAGACAACCCGGAACTGCAAAAAGCCAAAGAGCTCGGCCTGAAGATTTACAGCTATCCCGAATATCTATACGAACAGACAAAAGACAAAAAAAGAGTAATTGTAGGCGGAAGCCACGGGAAAACAACGACAACCTCCATGATTATGCATGTACTCCGGAATTGCGGAATACAATTCGACTATATGGTAGGCGCTCTACTCGAAGGATTTGAAACAATGGTTCATCTCAGCAAGGAGAGTAAAATAGCTGTATTTGAAGGCGACGAATACCTTTCCTCCCCCATCGATATGCGTCCGAAATTCCATCATTATTATCCGGATATAGCTATATTGACAGGGATTGCCTGGGATCACATGAATGTATTTCCGACATTTGAAAACTACGTCGAACAATTCGCTCTCTTCGTTGAAAAAATCTCTGACTCCGGAAAACTGATTTACTACGAAGGAGATGAAAACATACGTAAAATACTCCCGCGATGCCGGCCGACAGTGCGGACCATCCCTTACAACACTTTTCCGCACAAAACGAAAAATGGAAAAACCTATCTCGAAGGCCCGGAAGAAACCGGACTTCAGATATTCGGAGACCACAACCTCCAGAACATTTCCGCGGCATACCTTGCATGCAAAGAACTGGGTATCGACGATCACTCCTTCTTAAAAGCAATTGCATCCTATAAAGGGGCTGCCAAACGCCTCCAAAAAATCACGGAAAATCCAGGATCTGTAGCCTACCTCGATTTTGCCCATTCTCCGTCCAAATTAAAAGCGACGATCGAAGCCGTCCGCCAACAATATCCGGATAAAAAACTGCTGGCTTGTATGGAACTCCATACCTTCAGTAGCCTGAACGCCGATTTCTTACCCCAGTACAAAGGATGTATGGCAAGTGCTGATCAGGCTGTCGTTTTTTTCAATCCGGAAGTTGTACGTCACAAAAAATTACCGGAAATCACAACAAGCGATGTAAAAAAAGGATTCGCCGGAGAAAAACTGGAAGTGTTCACAGATAACTCAGCCTTACTGAAATATCTTTCCGAACAGGATTATACAAATACGGTCTTATTGATCATGACATCCGGAAATTTCTCCGGTATCGACATAAAAACAACTGCAGAAAAATTACTTCATCCATAA